A region of Salmo salar chromosome ssa17, Ssal_v3.1, whole genome shotgun sequence DNA encodes the following proteins:
- the LOC106575500 gene encoding putative ATP-dependent RNA helicase Pl10 isoform X1 produces MSHVAVENLHGLEQQLAVLGLNNADGQGGGTGRTCYIPPHLRNQEASKIAADAFSRPSALSMAPGSYTPGGWDGGRNNGFVQNGYHDNRMNGGNRYNSGPPRMERGRGGGGFRGGRGGSYNPVQPMQNAGMFGVYDNKDGGGWNTTKDAYTSFAARPDRGKSAFFNNGGSAPRGSYPRGGFGGSGNSRWVEESRDDEDWSKPTQANERLEQELFAGGNTGINFDNYDDIPVEATGQNCPHHIDSFQDVEMGEIIMSNIALTRYTRPTPVQKYAIPIIKNKRDLMACAQTGSGKTAAFLLPVLSQIYTEGPGEALAAQKSGGQDNGKYGRRKQYPLALVLAPTRELALQIYEEARKFAYRSRVRPCVVYGGADIGQQIRDLERGCHLLVATPGRLVDMMERGKIGLDYCNYLVLDEADRMLDMGFEPQIRRIVEQDTMPPKGIRQTMMFSATFPKEIQILARDFLEEYIFLAVGRVGSTSENITQKVVWVEDGDKRSFLLDLLNATVIPSEVQDNAGENIEKPGKNSLTLVFVETKKGADALEDFLYREGYACTSIHGDRSQRDREEALHQFRSGRCPILVATAVAARGLDISNVKHVINFDLPSDIEEYVHRIGRTGRVGNLGLATSFFNDKNGNITKDLLDILVEAKQEVPSWLESLAYEHQHKSNTRGRSKRFTSGGFGARDYRQTSGGGSTGGFGGRGGRQPGGHGGNRGFGGGGKYPLKPHNGATFGCGFGGNFYSSDGYGGNYSHQGGVDWWGN; encoded by the exons ATGAGTCATGTGGCCGTCGAAAATTTACACGGTCTAGAACAGCAG CTTGCTGTCCTAGGCTTGAACAATGCTGACGGGCAGGGCGGAGGTACTGGCA GGACCTGTTACATTCCACCTCATTTACGGAACCAAGAGGCTTCCAAAATTG cAGCAGATGCTTTCTCTAGACCGAGCGCTTTGTCAATGGCACCAGGAAGCT ATACGCCTGGCGGTTGGGACGGTGGACGCAACAACGGCTTCGTGCAGAATGGTTACCACGACAACCGCATGAATGGGGGTAACCGGTACAACAGTGGCCCGCCTCGCATGGAGAGGGGCAGGGGGGGTGGAGGTTTCCGCGGTGGCAGGGGCGGGTCCTACAACCCGGTACAGCCTATGCAGAACGCCGGCATGTTTGGCGTCTACGACAACAAAGATGGCGGCGGGTGGAACACGACTAAAGATGCCTACACCAGCTTCGCCGCGCGTCCCGACAGGGGGAAGTCTGCTTTTTTCAACAACGGCGGGAGTGCGCCCCGAGGAAG TTATCCGCGTGGAGGGTTTGGAGGCAGTGGAAACAGCCGCTGGGTGGAGGAGTCCAGGGATGACGAGGACTGGTCCAAACCCACTCAGGCCAATGAGCGCCTGGAACA GGAGCTGTTCGCTGGTGGTAACACAGGGATTAACTTTGACAATTACGACGACATTCCCGTTGAGGCCACTGGCCAAAACTGCCCCCATCACATTGACAGC TTCCAAGatgtagagatgggagagatcATCATGAGCAACATCGCCCTGACCCGCTACACTCGGCCCACTCCGGTCCAGAAGTACGCTATTCCAATCATCAAGAACAAGAGGGACCTGATGGCCTGCGCCCAGACTG GTTCCGGTAAGACTGCCGCTTTCCTGTTGCCTGTACTGAGTCAGATCTACACTGAAGGCCCAGGAGAAGCCCTCGCTGCCCAGAAGTCTGGAGGACAGGACAACGGAAAGTATGGTCGCCGTAAGCAGTACCCCCTCGCTCTGGTCCTGGCCCCCACCAGAGAACTGGCCCTGCAGATCTACGAAGAGGCCAGAAAG TTTGCATACCGGTCCCGTGTGCGTCCTTGTGTGGTGTACGGAGGGGCTGACATTGGCCagcagatcagagacctggagcgAGGCTGTCACCTGCTGGTGGCTACACCTGGACGCCTGGTGGACATGATGGAGAGGGGCAAGATCGGCCTCGACTACTGCAA ttACCTGGTGCTGGATGAGGCTGACCGGATGTTGGACATGGGTTTTGAGCCCCAGATCAGACGCATCGTGGAGCAGGACACCATGCCCCCTAAAGGCATCCGTCAGACCATGATGTTCAGCGCTACCTTCCCCAAGGAGATCCAG ATCCTGGCGCGTGACTTCCTGGAGGAGTACATCTTCCTGGCGGTGGGACGCGTGGGCTCCACCTCAGAGAACATCACCCAGAAGGTGGTGTGGGTGGAGGACGGTGACAAGAGGTCCTTCCTCCTGGACCTGCTCAACGCTACAG TCATTCCGAGCGAAGTTCAGGACAATGCAGGTGAAAACATAGAGAAACCTG GTAAGAATTCTCTGACGCTGGTGTTTGTGGAAACCAAGAAGGGAGCGGATGCCCTGGAGGACTTCCTGTACCGCGAGGGTTACGCTTGCACCAGTATCCATGGCGACCGCTCCCAGAGGGACCGAGAGGAGGCTCTGCACCAGTTCCGCTCGGGACGCTGCCCCATCCTGGTCGCCACGGCG GTGGCTGCCCGTGGCCTGGACATCTCCAATGTCAAGCACGTCATCAACTTTGACCTGCCCAGCGATATAGAGGAGTACGTCCACCGTATTGGCCGTACTGGACGTGTGGGCAACCTGG gtcTGGCCACGTCGTTCTTCAACGATAAGAACGGCAACATCACCAAGGACCTTCTGGACATCCTAGTGGAggccaaacaggaagtaccctcctGGCTTGAGAGCCTGGCCTATGAACACCAGCACAAGAGCAACACCCGCGGACGCTCCAAGAG GTTCACCTCTGGTGGCTTCGGAGCCAGGGACTACCGTCAGACCAGTGGCGGCGGCAGCACTGGAGGGTTCGGGGGTCGCGGTGGACGCCAGCCCGGTGGACATGGAGGAAACCGTGGATTTGGTGGCGGCGGTAAATATCCATTAAAACCTCACAATGGAGCAACATTTGGGT GTGGCTTTGGAGGCAACTTCTACAGCAGTGATGGCTATGGAGGAAACTACTCTCATCAGGGGGGAGTGGACTGGTGGGGCAACTAA
- the LOC106575500 gene encoding ATP-dependent RNA helicase DDX3X isoform X4 has protein sequence MSHVAVENLHGLEQQLAVLGLNNADGQGGGTGRTCYIPPHLRNQEASKIDTPGGWDGGRNNGFVQNGYHDNRMNGGNRYNSGPPRMERGRGGGGFRGGRGGSYNPVQPMQNAGMFGVYDNKDGGGWNTTKDAYTSFAARPDRGKSAFFNNGGSAPRGSYPRGGFGGSGNSRWVEESRDDEDWSKPTQANERLEQELFAGGNTGINFDNYDDIPVEATGQNCPHHIDSFQDVEMGEIIMSNIALTRYTRPTPVQKYAIPIIKNKRDLMACAQTGSGKTAAFLLPVLSQIYTEGPGEALAAQKSGGQDNGKYGRRKQYPLALVLAPTRELALQIYEEARKFAYRSRVRPCVVYGGADIGQQIRDLERGCHLLVATPGRLVDMMERGKIGLDYCNYLVLDEADRMLDMGFEPQIRRIVEQDTMPPKGIRQTMMFSATFPKEIQILARDFLEEYIFLAVGRVGSTSENITQKVVWVEDGDKRSFLLDLLNATVIPSEVQDNAGENIEKPGKNSLTLVFVETKKGADALEDFLYREGYACTSIHGDRSQRDREEALHQFRSGRCPILVATAVAARGLDISNVKHVINFDLPSDIEEYVHRIGRTGRVGNLGLATSFFNDKNGNITKDLLDILVEAKQEVPSWLESLAYEHQHKSNTRGRSKRFTSGGFGARDYRQTSGGGSTGGFGGRGGRQPGGHGGNRGFGGGGKYPLKPHNGATFGCGFGGNFYSSDGYGGNYSHQGGVDWWGN, from the exons ATGAGTCATGTGGCCGTCGAAAATTTACACGGTCTAGAACAGCAG CTTGCTGTCCTAGGCTTGAACAATGCTGACGGGCAGGGCGGAGGTACTGGCA GGACCTGTTACATTCCACCTCATTTACGGAACCAAGAGGCTTCCAAAATTG ATACGCCTGGCGGTTGGGACGGTGGACGCAACAACGGCTTCGTGCAGAATGGTTACCACGACAACCGCATGAATGGGGGTAACCGGTACAACAGTGGCCCGCCTCGCATGGAGAGGGGCAGGGGGGGTGGAGGTTTCCGCGGTGGCAGGGGCGGGTCCTACAACCCGGTACAGCCTATGCAGAACGCCGGCATGTTTGGCGTCTACGACAACAAAGATGGCGGCGGGTGGAACACGACTAAAGATGCCTACACCAGCTTCGCCGCGCGTCCCGACAGGGGGAAGTCTGCTTTTTTCAACAACGGCGGGAGTGCGCCCCGAGGAAG TTATCCGCGTGGAGGGTTTGGAGGCAGTGGAAACAGCCGCTGGGTGGAGGAGTCCAGGGATGACGAGGACTGGTCCAAACCCACTCAGGCCAATGAGCGCCTGGAACA GGAGCTGTTCGCTGGTGGTAACACAGGGATTAACTTTGACAATTACGACGACATTCCCGTTGAGGCCACTGGCCAAAACTGCCCCCATCACATTGACAGC TTCCAAGatgtagagatgggagagatcATCATGAGCAACATCGCCCTGACCCGCTACACTCGGCCCACTCCGGTCCAGAAGTACGCTATTCCAATCATCAAGAACAAGAGGGACCTGATGGCCTGCGCCCAGACTG GTTCCGGTAAGACTGCCGCTTTCCTGTTGCCTGTACTGAGTCAGATCTACACTGAAGGCCCAGGAGAAGCCCTCGCTGCCCAGAAGTCTGGAGGACAGGACAACGGAAAGTATGGTCGCCGTAAGCAGTACCCCCTCGCTCTGGTCCTGGCCCCCACCAGAGAACTGGCCCTGCAGATCTACGAAGAGGCCAGAAAG TTTGCATACCGGTCCCGTGTGCGTCCTTGTGTGGTGTACGGAGGGGCTGACATTGGCCagcagatcagagacctggagcgAGGCTGTCACCTGCTGGTGGCTACACCTGGACGCCTGGTGGACATGATGGAGAGGGGCAAGATCGGCCTCGACTACTGCAA ttACCTGGTGCTGGATGAGGCTGACCGGATGTTGGACATGGGTTTTGAGCCCCAGATCAGACGCATCGTGGAGCAGGACACCATGCCCCCTAAAGGCATCCGTCAGACCATGATGTTCAGCGCTACCTTCCCCAAGGAGATCCAG ATCCTGGCGCGTGACTTCCTGGAGGAGTACATCTTCCTGGCGGTGGGACGCGTGGGCTCCACCTCAGAGAACATCACCCAGAAGGTGGTGTGGGTGGAGGACGGTGACAAGAGGTCCTTCCTCCTGGACCTGCTCAACGCTACAG TCATTCCGAGCGAAGTTCAGGACAATGCAGGTGAAAACATAGAGAAACCTG GTAAGAATTCTCTGACGCTGGTGTTTGTGGAAACCAAGAAGGGAGCGGATGCCCTGGAGGACTTCCTGTACCGCGAGGGTTACGCTTGCACCAGTATCCATGGCGACCGCTCCCAGAGGGACCGAGAGGAGGCTCTGCACCAGTTCCGCTCGGGACGCTGCCCCATCCTGGTCGCCACGGCG GTGGCTGCCCGTGGCCTGGACATCTCCAATGTCAAGCACGTCATCAACTTTGACCTGCCCAGCGATATAGAGGAGTACGTCCACCGTATTGGCCGTACTGGACGTGTGGGCAACCTGG gtcTGGCCACGTCGTTCTTCAACGATAAGAACGGCAACATCACCAAGGACCTTCTGGACATCCTAGTGGAggccaaacaggaagtaccctcctGGCTTGAGAGCCTGGCCTATGAACACCAGCACAAGAGCAACACCCGCGGACGCTCCAAGAG GTTCACCTCTGGTGGCTTCGGAGCCAGGGACTACCGTCAGACCAGTGGCGGCGGCAGCACTGGAGGGTTCGGGGGTCGCGGTGGACGCCAGCCCGGTGGACATGGAGGAAACCGTGGATTTGGTGGCGGCGGTAAATATCCATTAAAACCTCACAATGGAGCAACATTTGGGT GTGGCTTTGGAGGCAACTTCTACAGCAGTGATGGCTATGGAGGAAACTACTCTCATCAGGGGGGAGTGGACTGGTGGGGCAACTAA
- the LOC106575500 gene encoding putative ATP-dependent RNA helicase Pl10 isoform X5 codes for MSHVAVENLHGLEQQLAVLGLNNADGQGGGTGTADAFSRPSALSMAPGSYTPGGWDGGRNNGFVQNGYHDNRMNGGNRYNSGPPRMERGRGGGGFRGGRGGSYNPVQPMQNAGMFGVYDNKDGGGWNTTKDAYTSFAARPDRGKSAFFNNGGSAPRGSYPRGGFGGSGNSRWVEESRDDEDWSKPTQANERLEQELFAGGNTGINFDNYDDIPVEATGQNCPHHIDSFQDVEMGEIIMSNIALTRYTRPTPVQKYAIPIIKNKRDLMACAQTGSGKTAAFLLPVLSQIYTEGPGEALAAQKSGGQDNGKYGRRKQYPLALVLAPTRELALQIYEEARKFAYRSRVRPCVVYGGADIGQQIRDLERGCHLLVATPGRLVDMMERGKIGLDYCNYLVLDEADRMLDMGFEPQIRRIVEQDTMPPKGIRQTMMFSATFPKEIQILARDFLEEYIFLAVGRVGSTSENITQKVVWVEDGDKRSFLLDLLNATVIPSEVQDNAGENIEKPGKNSLTLVFVETKKGADALEDFLYREGYACTSIHGDRSQRDREEALHQFRSGRCPILVATAVAARGLDISNVKHVINFDLPSDIEEYVHRIGRTGRVGNLGLATSFFNDKNGNITKDLLDILVEAKQEVPSWLESLAYEHQHKSNTRGRSKRFTSGGFGARDYRQTSGGGSTGGFGGRGGRQPGGHGGNRGFGGGGKYPLKPHNGATFGCGFGGNFYSSDGYGGNYSHQGGVDWWGN; via the exons ATGAGTCATGTGGCCGTCGAAAATTTACACGGTCTAGAACAGCAG CTTGCTGTCCTAGGCTTGAACAATGCTGACGGGCAGGGCGGAGGTACTGGCA cAGCAGATGCTTTCTCTAGACCGAGCGCTTTGTCAATGGCACCAGGAAGCT ATACGCCTGGCGGTTGGGACGGTGGACGCAACAACGGCTTCGTGCAGAATGGTTACCACGACAACCGCATGAATGGGGGTAACCGGTACAACAGTGGCCCGCCTCGCATGGAGAGGGGCAGGGGGGGTGGAGGTTTCCGCGGTGGCAGGGGCGGGTCCTACAACCCGGTACAGCCTATGCAGAACGCCGGCATGTTTGGCGTCTACGACAACAAAGATGGCGGCGGGTGGAACACGACTAAAGATGCCTACACCAGCTTCGCCGCGCGTCCCGACAGGGGGAAGTCTGCTTTTTTCAACAACGGCGGGAGTGCGCCCCGAGGAAG TTATCCGCGTGGAGGGTTTGGAGGCAGTGGAAACAGCCGCTGGGTGGAGGAGTCCAGGGATGACGAGGACTGGTCCAAACCCACTCAGGCCAATGAGCGCCTGGAACA GGAGCTGTTCGCTGGTGGTAACACAGGGATTAACTTTGACAATTACGACGACATTCCCGTTGAGGCCACTGGCCAAAACTGCCCCCATCACATTGACAGC TTCCAAGatgtagagatgggagagatcATCATGAGCAACATCGCCCTGACCCGCTACACTCGGCCCACTCCGGTCCAGAAGTACGCTATTCCAATCATCAAGAACAAGAGGGACCTGATGGCCTGCGCCCAGACTG GTTCCGGTAAGACTGCCGCTTTCCTGTTGCCTGTACTGAGTCAGATCTACACTGAAGGCCCAGGAGAAGCCCTCGCTGCCCAGAAGTCTGGAGGACAGGACAACGGAAAGTATGGTCGCCGTAAGCAGTACCCCCTCGCTCTGGTCCTGGCCCCCACCAGAGAACTGGCCCTGCAGATCTACGAAGAGGCCAGAAAG TTTGCATACCGGTCCCGTGTGCGTCCTTGTGTGGTGTACGGAGGGGCTGACATTGGCCagcagatcagagacctggagcgAGGCTGTCACCTGCTGGTGGCTACACCTGGACGCCTGGTGGACATGATGGAGAGGGGCAAGATCGGCCTCGACTACTGCAA ttACCTGGTGCTGGATGAGGCTGACCGGATGTTGGACATGGGTTTTGAGCCCCAGATCAGACGCATCGTGGAGCAGGACACCATGCCCCCTAAAGGCATCCGTCAGACCATGATGTTCAGCGCTACCTTCCCCAAGGAGATCCAG ATCCTGGCGCGTGACTTCCTGGAGGAGTACATCTTCCTGGCGGTGGGACGCGTGGGCTCCACCTCAGAGAACATCACCCAGAAGGTGGTGTGGGTGGAGGACGGTGACAAGAGGTCCTTCCTCCTGGACCTGCTCAACGCTACAG TCATTCCGAGCGAAGTTCAGGACAATGCAGGTGAAAACATAGAGAAACCTG GTAAGAATTCTCTGACGCTGGTGTTTGTGGAAACCAAGAAGGGAGCGGATGCCCTGGAGGACTTCCTGTACCGCGAGGGTTACGCTTGCACCAGTATCCATGGCGACCGCTCCCAGAGGGACCGAGAGGAGGCTCTGCACCAGTTCCGCTCGGGACGCTGCCCCATCCTGGTCGCCACGGCG GTGGCTGCCCGTGGCCTGGACATCTCCAATGTCAAGCACGTCATCAACTTTGACCTGCCCAGCGATATAGAGGAGTACGTCCACCGTATTGGCCGTACTGGACGTGTGGGCAACCTGG gtcTGGCCACGTCGTTCTTCAACGATAAGAACGGCAACATCACCAAGGACCTTCTGGACATCCTAGTGGAggccaaacaggaagtaccctcctGGCTTGAGAGCCTGGCCTATGAACACCAGCACAAGAGCAACACCCGCGGACGCTCCAAGAG GTTCACCTCTGGTGGCTTCGGAGCCAGGGACTACCGTCAGACCAGTGGCGGCGGCAGCACTGGAGGGTTCGGGGGTCGCGGTGGACGCCAGCCCGGTGGACATGGAGGAAACCGTGGATTTGGTGGCGGCGGTAAATATCCATTAAAACCTCACAATGGAGCAACATTTGGGT GTGGCTTTGGAGGCAACTTCTACAGCAGTGATGGCTATGGAGGAAACTACTCTCATCAGGGGGGAGTGGACTGGTGGGGCAACTAA
- the LOC106575500 gene encoding putative ATP-dependent RNA helicase Pl10 isoform X2, which produces MSHVAVENLHGLEQQLAVLGLNNADGQGGGTGRTCYIPPHLRNQEASKIAADAFSRPSALSMAPGSYTPGGWDGGRNNGFVQNGYHDNRMNGGNRYNSGPPRMERGRGGGGFRGGRGGSYNPVQPMQNAGMFGVYDNKDGGGWNTTKDAYTSFAARPDRGKSAFFNNGGSAPRGSYPRGGFGGSGNSRWVEESRDDEDWSKPTQANERLEQELFAGGNTGINFDNYDDIPVEATGQNCPHHIDSFQDVEMGEIIMSNIALTRYTRPTPVQKYAIPIIKNKRDLMACAQTGSGKTAAFLLPVLSQIYTEGPGEALAAQKSGGQDNGKYGRRKQYPLALVLAPTRELALQIYEEARKFAYRSRVRPCVVYGGADIGQQIRDLERGCHLLVATPGRLVDMMERGKIGLDYCNYLVLDEADRMLDMGFEPQIRRIVEQDTMPPKGIRQTMMFSATFPKEIQILARDFLEEYIFLAVGRVGSTSENITQKVVWVEDGDKRSFLLDLLNATVIPSEVQDNAGENIEKPGKNSLTLVFVETKKGADALEDFLYREGYACTSIHGDRSQRDREEALHQFRSGRCPILVATAVAARGLDISNVKHVINFDLPSDIEEYVHRIGRTGRVGNLGLATSFFNDKNGNITKDLLDILVEAKQEVPSWLESLAYEHQHKSNTRGRSKRFTSGGFGARDYRQTSGGGSTGGFGGRGGRQPGGHGGNRGFGGGGGFGGNFYSSDGYGGNYSHQGGVDWWGN; this is translated from the exons ATGAGTCATGTGGCCGTCGAAAATTTACACGGTCTAGAACAGCAG CTTGCTGTCCTAGGCTTGAACAATGCTGACGGGCAGGGCGGAGGTACTGGCA GGACCTGTTACATTCCACCTCATTTACGGAACCAAGAGGCTTCCAAAATTG cAGCAGATGCTTTCTCTAGACCGAGCGCTTTGTCAATGGCACCAGGAAGCT ATACGCCTGGCGGTTGGGACGGTGGACGCAACAACGGCTTCGTGCAGAATGGTTACCACGACAACCGCATGAATGGGGGTAACCGGTACAACAGTGGCCCGCCTCGCATGGAGAGGGGCAGGGGGGGTGGAGGTTTCCGCGGTGGCAGGGGCGGGTCCTACAACCCGGTACAGCCTATGCAGAACGCCGGCATGTTTGGCGTCTACGACAACAAAGATGGCGGCGGGTGGAACACGACTAAAGATGCCTACACCAGCTTCGCCGCGCGTCCCGACAGGGGGAAGTCTGCTTTTTTCAACAACGGCGGGAGTGCGCCCCGAGGAAG TTATCCGCGTGGAGGGTTTGGAGGCAGTGGAAACAGCCGCTGGGTGGAGGAGTCCAGGGATGACGAGGACTGGTCCAAACCCACTCAGGCCAATGAGCGCCTGGAACA GGAGCTGTTCGCTGGTGGTAACACAGGGATTAACTTTGACAATTACGACGACATTCCCGTTGAGGCCACTGGCCAAAACTGCCCCCATCACATTGACAGC TTCCAAGatgtagagatgggagagatcATCATGAGCAACATCGCCCTGACCCGCTACACTCGGCCCACTCCGGTCCAGAAGTACGCTATTCCAATCATCAAGAACAAGAGGGACCTGATGGCCTGCGCCCAGACTG GTTCCGGTAAGACTGCCGCTTTCCTGTTGCCTGTACTGAGTCAGATCTACACTGAAGGCCCAGGAGAAGCCCTCGCTGCCCAGAAGTCTGGAGGACAGGACAACGGAAAGTATGGTCGCCGTAAGCAGTACCCCCTCGCTCTGGTCCTGGCCCCCACCAGAGAACTGGCCCTGCAGATCTACGAAGAGGCCAGAAAG TTTGCATACCGGTCCCGTGTGCGTCCTTGTGTGGTGTACGGAGGGGCTGACATTGGCCagcagatcagagacctggagcgAGGCTGTCACCTGCTGGTGGCTACACCTGGACGCCTGGTGGACATGATGGAGAGGGGCAAGATCGGCCTCGACTACTGCAA ttACCTGGTGCTGGATGAGGCTGACCGGATGTTGGACATGGGTTTTGAGCCCCAGATCAGACGCATCGTGGAGCAGGACACCATGCCCCCTAAAGGCATCCGTCAGACCATGATGTTCAGCGCTACCTTCCCCAAGGAGATCCAG ATCCTGGCGCGTGACTTCCTGGAGGAGTACATCTTCCTGGCGGTGGGACGCGTGGGCTCCACCTCAGAGAACATCACCCAGAAGGTGGTGTGGGTGGAGGACGGTGACAAGAGGTCCTTCCTCCTGGACCTGCTCAACGCTACAG TCATTCCGAGCGAAGTTCAGGACAATGCAGGTGAAAACATAGAGAAACCTG GTAAGAATTCTCTGACGCTGGTGTTTGTGGAAACCAAGAAGGGAGCGGATGCCCTGGAGGACTTCCTGTACCGCGAGGGTTACGCTTGCACCAGTATCCATGGCGACCGCTCCCAGAGGGACCGAGAGGAGGCTCTGCACCAGTTCCGCTCGGGACGCTGCCCCATCCTGGTCGCCACGGCG GTGGCTGCCCGTGGCCTGGACATCTCCAATGTCAAGCACGTCATCAACTTTGACCTGCCCAGCGATATAGAGGAGTACGTCCACCGTATTGGCCGTACTGGACGTGTGGGCAACCTGG gtcTGGCCACGTCGTTCTTCAACGATAAGAACGGCAACATCACCAAGGACCTTCTGGACATCCTAGTGGAggccaaacaggaagtaccctcctGGCTTGAGAGCCTGGCCTATGAACACCAGCACAAGAGCAACACCCGCGGACGCTCCAAGAG GTTCACCTCTGGTGGCTTCGGAGCCAGGGACTACCGTCAGACCAGTGGCGGCGGCAGCACTGGAGGGTTCGGGGGTCGCGGTGGACGCCAGCCCGGTGGACATGGAGGAAACCGTGGATTTGGTGGCGGCG GTGGCTTTGGAGGCAACTTCTACAGCAGTGATGGCTATGGAGGAAACTACTCTCATCAGGGGGGAGTGGACTGGTGGGGCAACTAA